In Pirellula sp. SH-Sr6A, the DNA window GAAGCGCTGATGGCGATCCAACGCATCAATGCGTCCCATCTCCTCCTGGCTTAACACGAAACCATCCACATCCAAGTTCTCTCGCAATCGATCAGGATTGCTCGACTTCGGAATCACGGACGTCCCCCGCTGCACACCCCACCGTAATACGACTTGAGCCGGCGACTTGCCATGCGACTTGGCAATCCCTACGACCACAGGATGCTCAAGAACCGAATCACCTTTCGTCGCCATCCCTAAAGGAATATAGGAAGGAGCCCCTAACGGCGAGAAGGCTGTCATCGCGATCGATTCCTGCTGACAGTAACGCAGCAGTTTGGCTTGCACCAAATAGGGATGCGCTTCAACTTGAAGAACCGACGGCCGAATGCTGCATTGAGCCAAGAGATCGCGAATCAAAGCGACGCTAAAGTTGCTCACTCCAATCTGCTTGACCAACCCCTGATCAACCAACTCCTCCATTGCTTGCCAGGTTTCGCGGATCGGTACCGGGTCGTATTCCATTCGCGGAGGCTGCGCCTCAGGATCCCAGAACCATCCGGCTGGGTAACGAGTGCTCTCCGGTACGTATTTCAGCGAGATCGGGAAATGGATGAGATATAGATCCAAATAGTCGACGCGTAGATCCGATAACGAACGCTTCAGTGCCGGCAGAACATGCTCGGCGCGATGATTCGTATTCCAAAGCTTGCTGGTGACCCATAATGCATCGCGAACGCATAGTCTTTGCGACAATGCCTTCTCGATCCCTTGCCCAACCTCCGCTTCATTTCCGTAGTCGGAGGCGCAGTCCAAATGGCGATAGCCCATTTCGATCGCCTGCACGGTCAGTGCCGCCGCTCGATCTTTCTCGACCTTCCAGAAACCGTAACCAACAGACGGAGGGGTACGACTCATGAGAGATCGACCTTTCAGTAAACGGTGGCGTTAGCGATGTCGCTCTACGCAGGCTTTGATGTCTTCAAACACTTGATCCGCTGATTGCATCCCGTTTACCACCTCGAGCTTGCCCTGCTTGGCGTAATACTCGGTGAGCGGCGCGGTTTGCGTATGAAACACGTGGAGTCTCTCGCGGATCGTATCGTAATTGTCGTCGACGCGACCATCGATCTGTGCCCGCTTCAGCAATCGCTGAATCAACTCCTCTTCCTCTACCTTTAACTCCAAGGCCATATCCAGCTTGAGGCCTTGGTCAGCTAAATAGTCATCCAGCAACTGAGCCTGGATGAGCGTACGAGGGAAGCCGTCGAATAACGCACCGTTGACGCACTCTTCACTTTGAAGCTTCTGCGCGACAATGCGCATCACGACGTGATCGGGGGCCAAGCGCCCCGCATCGATGTAGGAAGCGACCCAACGGGAAAGGGCGGTCTCCTGCTTCTTGACCGCTCGCAGCATTTCGCCGGTCGATAGGTGGGGAATGTTTAGCAGTTCGACCAACCGCTTGCATTGCGTTCCCTTCCCTGCGCCGGGAGGGCCGATAAAAACCAATCGCACGGAGCGGCCCTTTCTAACTGGCTGTCCTGGTGGTAGGAATCAAGATCCAGGGGCTACTCTTCCAATAAACCCTTGTAGTTTCGCATGAGCAAATGACTGTCGATCTTTTGGATCAGATCAAAAGCCACACTCACCGCGATCAACAAACCCGTACCCCCGTAAAAGGAGGCCACGCTAAACGAAACACCAAACTGAGAAGTGATAATCGTCGGAACGATTGCGACGACAGCCAAGAACGCTGCGCCAACATAGGTGATCCGAACCATCACTTTTTCAAGGTAATCCGCTGTCCGCTTCCCAGGACGATAACCCGGAATGAACGCGCCTGAATCCTGCAAGTTCTGCGACATCTCCTTGGGATTGAACATGATCGATGTCCAAAAGAAGCAGAAGAAGAAGATCAAAGCAACATAGAGGACGTTATAAGCAAACGACGAACCTGAATTGAGCATCGCAGACAACGCGTTGAAAACGGAGGTCAACGCGGGCCACCAAGATGCACTCGCGCTCGCCAACATGCCG includes these proteins:
- a CDS encoding aldo/keto reductase; the protein is MSRTPPSVGYGFWKVEKDRAAALTVQAIEMGYRHLDCASDYGNEAEVGQGIEKALSQRLCVRDALWVTSKLWNTNHRAEHVLPALKRSLSDLRVDYLDLYLIHFPISLKYVPESTRYPAGWFWDPEAQPPRMEYDPVPIRETWQAMEELVDQGLVKQIGVSNFSVALIRDLLAQCSIRPSVLQVEAHPYLVQAKLLRYCQQESIAMTAFSPLGAPSYIPLGMATKGDSVLEHPVVVGIAKSHGKSPAQVVLRWGVQRGTSVIPKSSNPDRLRENLDVDGFVLSQEEMGRIDALDRHQRFNDPGVFCEQAFNTFFPIYE
- a CDS encoding adenylate kinase, with amino-acid sequence MRLVFIGPPGAGKGTQCKRLVELLNIPHLSTGEMLRAVKKQETALSRWVASYIDAGRLAPDHVVMRIVAQKLQSEECVNGALFDGFPRTLIQAQLLDDYLADQGLKLDMALELKVEEEELIQRLLKRAQIDGRVDDNYDTIRERLHVFHTQTAPLTEYYAKQGKLEVVNGMQSADQVFEDIKACVERHR